The following are encoded in a window of Anopheles gambiae chromosome X, idAnoGambNW_F1_1, whole genome shotgun sequence genomic DNA:
- the LOC11175954 gene encoding uncharacterized protein LOC11175954, with protein MASKGNSFQTLLVSLVIVLVVTDRCRGAPSSAFVTVADNSLCPAPRCVTYEEINTLWAVPDPLYFLQCRPSPLGDWTLQRMPCAPATLFSYRQQVCVRPDYWEGCVELTTSTTSPSTTSPSIATDDDTTISLISSTPTDQTTPGLIDCGLPQCVTYEDINTLWVHPDPAYFYQCRPLGGVWSPIEMPCAPTTRFSFRRQVCVIEAEWELPNC; from the coding sequence ATGGCATCGAAAGGAAACAGTTTTCAAACGCTGCTTGTGTCTCTGGTGATAGTCCTGGTGGTGACAGACCGGTGCCGTGGAGCTCCCTCCAGCGCTTTTGTCACCGTTGCGGACAATTCGTTGTGTCCGGCTCCCCGGTGCGTTACGTACGAAGAGATCAACACGCTGTGGGCCGTTCCAGATCCACTATATTTCCTGCAGTGTCGTCCCAGCCCGCTAGGAGACTGGACCTTGCAGCGGATGCCCTGTGCGCCGGCAACGTTGTTCAGCTACCGGCAGCAGGTGTGCGTACGTCCCGATTACTGGGAGGGATGTGTAGAATTGACAACGAGTACTACCAGTCCCAGCACCACATCGCCGAGCATCGCTACTGACGACGATACGACGATCAGCCTCATAAGCTCGACACCGACTGACCAAACAACTCCCGGTTTGATTGACTGTGGGCTGCCACAGTGCGTAACCTATGAGGATATCAACACACTGTGGGTGCACCCGGACCCAGCCTATTTCTACCAGTGTCGTCCTCTCGGCGGTGTCTGGTCACCTATCGAGATGCCGTGCGCACCGACCACACGGTTCAGCTTCCGCCGACAGGTCTGCGTGATCGAGGCGGAATGGGAGCTACCGAATTGCTAA
- the LOC3289804 gene encoding uncharacterized protein LOC3289804, with translation MKVLALMLCLLVGATVASRCVRDNSNGEPGCKTKEEIDQGFWRHNYDPTRYWECTRLNERAVLRSCQDQAFHPSQLECVDWDDWEWEPVCAPLTRPDP, from the exons ATGAAAG TGCTGGCGTTGATGCTCTGTCTGCTGGTGGGTGCCACGGTGGCATCCCGTTGCGTGCGGGACAACAGCAACGGCGAGCCAGGCTGCAAAACGAAGGAAGAGATCGACCAGGGCTTCTGGCGCCACAACTACGACCCGACCCGCTACTGGGAGTGTACCCGGCTGAACGAGCGGGCGGTCCTGCGCTCCTGTCAGGATCAGGCCTTCCATCCGTCCCAGCTCGAGTGCGTCGACTGGGACGACTGGGAGTGGGAGCCGGTGTGCGCACCGCTGACCCGGCCGGATCCATAG